One stretch of Armigeres subalbatus isolate Guangzhou_Male chromosome 2, GZ_Asu_2, whole genome shotgun sequence DNA includes these proteins:
- the LOC134213853 gene encoding T-complex protein 1 subunit delta — MVVKPAARGIKPQGQAYKDKSKPADIRQSNINAAKAVSDAIRTSLGPRGMDKMIQAGNGEVTITNDGATILKQMNVIHPAAKMLVELSRAQDVEAGDGTTSVVVVAGALLEAAEKLLQMGIHPTAISDAFQKCSAKAVDILTEMSRPIELTDRESLIKSASTSLNSKVVSQHSSQLAPIAVDAVLKVTESGHESGVDLKNVKVIRSLGGTIDDTELVDGLVFTQRSSGVNGPKRVEKAKIGLIQFCISAPKTDMDHSVIVSDYAAMDRVLKEERAYILNIVKQIKKSGCNVLLVQKSILRDAVSDLALHFLDKIKVMVVKDIEREDIEFVCKTLNCRPIASLDHFLPEHLVNADLVEEVSSGSSKFVKVTGIQNMGKTVSIVVRGSNKLVLEEAARSLHDALCVVRCLVKKRAQIAGGGAPEIEMALQLAAHAQTLEGVDAYCFRGFANALEVIPSTLAENAGLNPIATVTELRNRHAQGEKNAGINVRKGAITDILAENVVQPLLVSTSSITLASETVRSILKIDDIINTMQ, encoded by the coding sequence ATACAAGCCGGAAATGGTGAGGTCACAATCACCAATGATGGAGCAACAATTTTGAAGCAAATGAACGTCATTCACCCCGCCGCAAAGATGTTGGTCGAACTTTCCCGCGCACAGGACGTTGAAGCGGGAGATGGTACCACGTCGGTGGTGGTTGTGGCTGGCGCACTGCTGGAAGCCGCGGagaagttgctccagatggGCATCCATCCAACTGCGATCTCGGATGCCTTCCAGAAGTGTTCTGCCAAGGcagtggatattcttacggaaATGTCTAGGCCGATCGAGTTGACCGACCGTGAATCGCTCATCAAAAGCGCTTCCACGTCGTTGAACTCGAAGGTCGTATCACAGCACAGCAGTCAACTGGCTCCGATTGCTGTCGACGCGGTTCTGAAGGTCACCGAGTCAGGACATGAGAGCGGAGTGGACCTCAAGAACGTCAAAGTCATTCGCAGCCTCGGGGGTACTATTGATGATACGGAACTGGTTGATGGACTGGTGTTCACTCAGCGGTCAAGTGGAGTCAACGGACCAAAACGCGTGGAAAAGGCAAAAATTGGATTGATCCAGTTCTGCATCTCTGCTCCTAAAACTGACATGGATCATAGCGTTATCGTATCTGACTACGCTGCCATGGATCGAGTGCTTAAAGAGGAGCGTGCCTACATTCTGAATATTGTAAAACAGATCAAGAAGTCAGGATGCAATGTGCTGCTGGTTCAGAAATCCATTCTTCGCGATGCTGTCTCGGATTTGGCATTGCATTTCCTGGACAAGATTAAAGTGATGGTGGTGAAAGACATCGAACGTGAGGACATCGAGTTTGTCTGCAAAACCCTGAACTGCAGACCTATTGCCTCTTTGGATCATTTCTTGCCGGAACATTTGGTCAACGCTGATCTGGTTGAAGAGGTTTCGAGTGGATCGAGCAAGTTCGTCAAGGTCACTGGAATCCAGAATATGGGGAAGACCGTTTCGATCGTTGTTCGTGGCTCGAATAAATTGGTGTTGGAAGAAGCTGCTCGCTCTTTGCATGACGCCCTTTGCGTGGTTCGATGCCTGGTGAAGAAACGCGCTCAGATTGCCGGCGGTGGCGCCCCGGAAATCGAAATGGCTCTCCAGCTGGCAGCTCACGCTCAAACTTTGGAAGGTGTGGATGCCTACTGCTTCCGCGGTTTTGCCAATGCGTTGGAAGTTATTCCTTCGACGTTGGCCGAAAATGCAGGGTTGAATCCAATTGCTACCGTCACTGAACTTCGTAACCGCCATGCCCAAGGCGAGAAAAATGCTGGAATCAACGTGCGTAAGGGAGCCATCACCGATATTTTAGCGGAGAATGTCGTGCAACCACTTCTGGTGTCCACTTCGTCTATCACATTGGCTTCGGAAACCGTTCGATCAATTCTAAAGATTGATGATATCATCAATACAATGCAGTGA